The DNA window ATAGTTTGATGGTGAGCACCAACTCACCCATGCATAATCTTAAGTTGCTGGAGGGTAGTGAGGGCATGCTCATATTTGAAAATATCCTCCTGAAAGCTACAGAGTGGACTGGGAACTGGCCAGTCCTTGGTTAGTGGTAACGAGTTACAACTGGAAACCTCCAAGCCTCATTACTGGACCTTACAACTGCAACAAATGTGCAAGATAAATCCTGAACTTAAACTTTGAAACTAGATTGGCTATATAGTAGCCAAATGACCAGAACATAAGGTTTTCAACTCCCATCTATTCTATCTCTAATTTCACAAGCTAAAGATGAGTGCACTTTACACCTGTTTGTGATCCATCAAATGTAATGTTTGCAAACCTATGCTGGTCTCTACTAAGGAGTAAGGACTTGCTAAAGAAACTAACAAGACATATTTCATGTTCAATTAAAGAATTCGGAGTAGATTCAACTGATGGGGGATTAAGCAAAGCCTACTAAATATAAGTTTGATGAACATCTCAAATGATACCTTGCAAAGCCTCCAGTTAGCTTAATGTATGATATCCCATAACTCCTCCAATATCATCTGGGTTTGTTGGTCTATTTCCAGGTTTAGGTAACCATGGAAACAATTTAGTGAGGCCTTGCCTTTCAGAATCAGCATTCTCTTGTCTACCATTGACCCCATATTTCTCCCTCTCAATTGCATCCATAATATCCTCCCGAGCCACAGTATTGCCACCTGTAAAAATCCAAGATCAGTATATTCAATAGCAGATTTTTCCATCAGAATGAATTAACCATCCTTAAAACAACAAGAAAGTAGATAAAAGTCAATAGCATGTTTATTATGATTTCTccagtaaaatatcaaaatatggtGAATTAAGTCAAGGCACCTAAAGGGAAAACATTTCAGTTGTAGTCTCTGAGAAGAATAAAGAAGGCATATATGGTCTAGCTTTCTAAACCTTGTAACTCAAAGAGCTGTTCAATGTAGCAATAATATTACTTGCATTAAGGTGATAAGTGGAGTACAAATGTACAACATAAATTTTAACCTACCCCTTCGAGCAGCTAGTAACGCAGCCTCATTCACAATGTTTGCTAGATCCGCACCAACCAATCCTGGTGTTAAACTAGCAACCAGATCACAAATTATTTCAGGATCCTCTTCCAAAGGAACGTCCCTTAAATGAACAGCCAAAATATTCCTTCGCCCCTCCAAATCAGGCACACCAACCAAAACTTTTCTTGAGAACCGACCAGGGCGACACAGAGCAGGGTCCAGTGCTTTAGGCCTATTAGTAGCAGCCATGACAATAACTTTCATGTCCGAGTCAAAACCATCCATCTCAGTAAGCAGCTGTTGATAGAGAAAGCAAGCAGTTCTTCATTCAGTAGTATCATTTGAATCAGAGGATAGATAAAATCAAGGTGCTAGAATCCTACCTGGTTTAAAGTTTGGTCCCTCTCATCATTAAAACTTCTACCTCGACTTCCACCCACAGCATCAAGTTCATCAATGAAAATTATAGATGGGGCAGCTTCTTTGGCCTCCTTGAATAAATCCCTTACACGGGCTGCTCCTCTTCCAACGAAAACTTCAACAAATTCACTAGCAGAAACAGAGAAAAAGGGAATTCCAGCCTCTCCTGCAACTGCCCTTGCCAGAAGAGTTTTCCCAGTTCCTGGAGGCCCAACAAGCAGAACACCCCTGGGTAATTTAGCTCCGAGCTTCTTGTAGTTCAGTGAACCATGCAAGCAACTCACTACCTGCGTTAGAAAATTGCAATCTGTCACATTTAATACATACTCATAATTATTTCTAGCGAGGAAAATTAAGAACATGGATATTAATTGAAACTGATGCATTAGTTATTAACATTCCCGCAATCATCACGAACTTCAGAGTTGAGAGTTAAAAAATGGAAGTACTAGTTTTCTATCCAACTGTATATTACTGTTTTATACTTCCACTTtctatcatatatatgtatttatatttcAGATATCCTCCCAGTCCCAGTATTTTTGTTTTCAACTGAGGATCCACAAAACAAATATGGAGCAGAtatttttcagataatggaatGGAGCAGATATATGGTTCCTACAACAAAAACAATGTAAAATTTGCAGCACAATCAACAAAATGATTCTTGAATCTACATTTAAGCTTTCAAAACACCTTGTTGACACATTCCTATGTCCTACACTCCACAACTTCCTCTCATCAGTAGAACAACATGACATGGATCCCAAACCCAATTTTCTATTTCCCATCCACCCCACAAGAGAGAAGCTAGTTCAGATGGCACTACTGAGGTAGATACAGTAGCATTAGCATGTATAATAATGAATCATGAGCAAACCATAGCTACCTCGATTATCAACCTAGATATCTGCATTATCAATAGCAAGCCATTCAATAAGTCAAGCAAAGATAAGCAGTCCCAACATTTGGGTATAAATAATTTGCATTCCCATTCATCCCCCACATTGTATCATGTCTACTGATTGTTATCTATGCACACTCATCAAAATCATGAGTAAATCAGTAGCCAGAGAATCCAGATTCACCTCGACGAGTTCCTCCTTGGCCTCATCGACGCCCTGGACATCGTCGAACCC is part of the Oryza glaberrima chromosome 4, OglaRS2, whole genome shotgun sequence genome and encodes:
- the LOC127771779 gene encoding probable inactive ATP-dependent zinc metalloprotease FTSHI 3, chloroplastic — its product is MAAVVAAAAACLSPVCAAAASVPRARVCFVSPPGSWSCLAASNGRGLLRGGNGMRLRWRAPVRAKVDEDKEAGLGFREPERRRMRLRLRPRLRLLWWRLRRLSPRDLPGDAAAALRRAARRVPPAAAAPIVLAVLLLAARLALPKNAAKEVAYSDLLAGLRAGAVTAVAFEEDSRRIYFRRAADDGGGSDDADAGADAGEARRSAAAAARWPCYARRVPHDEGFLLGLMRDGGVDYRSAPRPAGRLLVDMLSTLLTLWVSLLPMMWFIQRQMSAGGGAEKRRRPRKQRVGFDDVQGVDEAKEELVEVVSCLHGSLNYKKLGAKLPRGVLLVGPPGTGKTLLARAVAGEAGIPFFSVSASEFVEVFVGRGAARVRDLFKEAKEAAPSIIFIDELDAVGGSRGRSFNDERDQTLNQLLTEMDGFDSDMKVIVMAATNRPKALDPALCRPGRFSRKVLVGVPDLEGRRNILAVHLRDVPLEEDPEIICDLVASLTPGLVGADLANIVNEAALLAARRGGNTVAREDIMDAIEREKYGVNGRQENADSERQGLTKLFPWLPKPGNRPTNPDDIGGVMGYHTLS